The window TCGCCGTCCAGCTCATTTCCTTGGCCAGGACGGGCTGCATGATGCCGAGCGCGGCACGGTCGATGTAGTTCAGGGTGGTGGCGAAGAACACCAGGGCGAGCATGCCCCAACGGGTCTTGCCGACGCCGAAGGCGCCGCGAAGCTTGTCGCCGATCGAACCCTGGGGCATCCGGGGGGCGGCGGGGGTGATCTTGGAGTGGTTCATAAACTGCTCGATTCTTGAAATTGTATTCAGCTGCGGTGCTACGAGTACGTGACCGGTTCCCAGGCAGGGGGGCACGCAAGGCCGGTGCATGGTGAGCAGTGAAGGCGGCAGCGTCAATTGAAGGGAAGGGCTAGTGTTCGGTTACCGAACGGTTGCGTCGGGCCCTTGGGCGTAGCCAAGGGCAGCGTAGTTCAGGAGGTCAAGGTACTCAACGCTCTACCGGCCAGATAGCCGAATGTCATCCCTGGCCCCAGGGTAATACCGCCACTCGGGTAATACCCGCCCATCACACTGTTCATATCGTTGCCCACCGCATACAACCCGGGGATCGGCCGCGCCTCGCGGTCCAGTACCCGGGCCGAGGCATCCGTGCCCAGGCCGGCGAACGTACCCAGGCTGCCCGGCAACAGTTTCACTGCGTGGAATGGCCCGTGCAGCAGTGGCCGCAGCGACGGATTGGGGGCCTGCAACGGCTCGCCCTGCGCCCGGTTGTAGGCCGATGCACCGCGCCGGAAAAGCGGATCTTCACCCTGGGCTGCATGGCGGTTGAAGTCGTGCACCGTGCGCTGCAACTGCGCGGCGTCGATCCCGCAGCGCTGTGCCAGTTGCGCCAGCGTGCGACCGCTGTGCAGGTAACCGCAGCGTTGATAGTGACGAGTGGGGAAAGGGAAGGGCTTGGCCCAGCCGATACCATAGCGACGTTGCGCGGCATGGTCGCAGATCAGCCAGGCTTCCGGCGCTTCACCCTGCGGCGTGGCGGCGAACAGCGCGTTCATGAAGTCGTGGTAGCAATCGGCCTCGTTGACGAAGCGCCGGCCATCGCCGCGCACGGCGATGAAACCGGGCTTGGCGCGATCGATCAAGTGCGGGAAATGGCCGAAACTGCCATCGCTGCGCGGCACCCTCGACACAGGTGCCCAGGCACCTGCATGGGTCGCAGTCGCCTGGACCATGCCACCGGCCTGTTCGCCCAGGCGCAGGCCGTCGCCGCTGTTTTCCCTGGGGGCTGCGGAGTAATGCTGGGTACCGTCCGGCGCATGTGGCATCAGGTGCGCGATGCGCTGGCGATCATGTGCAAAGCCACCGCAGGCCAGCACCACACCGCGGCGGGCGTGGATCATCTGGCCGTCGGCAAACTGTGCGCCGCTGACCCGGCCTTCGCCCAGCAGGCGGCTGGCCGGCTTGTCGGTCAGTAGCGTCACGCCCAGGTCCAGGGCGCTGCGCAGCAGCCGTGCCACCAGGGCGTTGCCATTGACCAGTTGCAGGCTGCGGCGGTGCAGCAGCAGGTCGCGGCCATGGCGCAGCAGGCGTTTGCCCACATGCAGCGCGGCCGTGGGCGAGCGTGTGGCGTTGAAGAAGGCGGCCATGTCGGCGCCGCCGGCAATGCCCATGCCGGCCAGGCTGACGATGTCCAGCGGTGGGCGCAGCTTGTGCAGCCAGGGCCCGAGCAGGCGCCCGTCGTATGGCAGGGCGCACAGCGAACGACCACCGCGCGTGCTGCCATCGCCCTCGCGCATGTCGGGCATGCGGCTGCCGCACTGGAACTGCACGGCGGTGTGTTGCTGGAAGAACGCCACCATCTCCGGGCCATGGTGCAGGAAGGCGCGCTGGCGCGGGTCCAGTTCGCTGACGTGGGTTTGCCCGCGCAGGTAGCGCTCCGGGGCATCGTCTGTCTCGACGATGCCTTCGGCAATGGCCAGCGGGTTGCGCGGTATCCACAGCCAGCCCCCCGACCAGGCACTGGTGCCGCCCAGTTGGCTGGCTTTTTCCGCGACGATCACCTGCTGGCCGTGATGGGCGGCAGTAACGGCGGCAGCCAGGCCAGAGGCACCGGAGCCGATGACAAGTACGTCACATTCGAGGGGTTGCATCGTGGGGTTCCGCTCAGGCATTGGAGGAAGGTTTTAGTTTTATTGCAGCGGCGAAAAGCCGGTGGGCCGCAGCATTCGCGACTGCAAGCGCAGCACCGCGCCCAGTTCGCGATTGCGCCTTGAGAACTCTGCCCAACGGGGGTCCGCTGCCATGGCTGCGCGGCGTGCCATGCGTTCGTCGAGGCTGGCATAGCCCCAGATATGCACCACCTGGTTGACCTCGCCGAATTCGCTGGTGAAAAAGCCGACCAGGTTACCGAGATGCTCGCTTTGCACCTCCAGCGCGTGGCTTTGGTACAGGCTCAGCCAGTCGGCCATTTTCAGTGGGTCGAGGGTGTAGGTTCTCAGTTCGTAGTACATGCTGGGGTCTCCATTTGGGTGGTTGGCGCCTGCAGGCGCACGGCGATGTGGTTGGCAGCGAGCCAGCCGAAGGTGAGGGCAGGGCCCAGGGTGATGCCGGGGCCGGGGTAGGTGCCTTTCATCAGTGAGTTCATGTCGTTGCCGACTGCATACAGCCCGGCAATCGGCTGGCCATCGCGGTTCAGCACGTTGGCCTGGGCGTTGGTCACCAGGCCGCGGGCTGAGCCAAGGTCGCCGGTGTGGATGCGGATGGCGTAGAACGGGCCGCTGGTCAGCGGCGCCAGGCATGGGTTGGGCGTGTGTTGCGGGTCGCCCATGTAGCGGTTGTAGCTGTTGCCGCCTTTGCCGAACGCGCGGTCGATGCCGTTGCGGGCATCGGCGTTGAACTGCTCCAGGGTCTGCATGAATACCTGTGGGTCGACACCAATGGTCTTGGCCAGTGCCTGCGCTGTTGCGGCGCGGTGCAGGTAGCCGGCATGGATCAACGCCTGGTTGTCCACCGGCTTTGGCCGCGCCAGGCCCAGGCCGTAGCGGTTCATCGCTTCGGCATCGCAGACCAGCCAGCAGCTGGCGATGCCTTTGGCGAACATGGTCTGCACGAAGTGGTGGTAGGAATCGGACTCGTTGACGAAGCGTCGCCCGTCCGGGCCCACCGCGATCATCCCCGGCTTGGCGCGGTCGGTGACCAGGTGCGGGAAGCGCTCATGCTCGCCACTGGCATGGCGCAGTTCCGAAACCGGCGCCCAGAAGAAGTTGGCCACCAGGCCCTCACCCTGGGCTGCGGCCACGGCTTGGCCAAGGCGCAGGGCAGCGCCGTCATTTGTGGGCGGTGACATGGTCAGGTGCGGCGCTTGCCGGCCCGGCCGGTAGCTGTCGGCCAGCGCGCCTGCAGCGAACCCGCCCATGGCGCACACCACACCGCCCCGGGCCAGCACCCGTTCACGGCGCCCTTCGCGTTGCACCACCACGCCGGTGACCACGCCGCGTTCGACGATCAGCTCCAGGGCTTCGCTGCGCAACCACAGCTGCGTGCCATGGGCGAAGGCGCTGCTGGCCAGGCGGGCGATCAAGGCATTGCCGGTGGTAAGGCGGGTGCCGCGCGGATGATGCAGGCGGTCCCGCGCGTAACGCGCCATCAGCTTGAGGCAATGCCACAGCGACCGGGGCGAGCGGCGAATACTGAGAAAGTGCTGGATATCCACGCGGTTGACCATCATGCCGCCGAACAGCAACATGCCGGGCGGCGGCATCTGCAGGTCCTTGAAGTGCGAGCCGAGCTGCCTGCCGTCGTACTCGACCATCTCCAGCGCCCGGCCAAACTGGGTGGCACCGGGGGCGTCCGGGTAGTAGTCCGGCGAATGCGGGCGCAGGGCGTAGCGCAGTTCGGTGTTCTGCTCCAGCCAGCGCAGCGCCTGGTGGCCATGCTCGATGAAGGTGTCGACCAGCGCGGGGTCATAGCCGTCGCCGATGACCTGCCGGAGGTAGGTGCGAATGGCCTCGGGGGAATCCACCGCACCAGCGGCGCGGGCTTGATCAGTACCATAGAGCCACACCGCCCCACCGGAAATTGCCGAGGTACCGCCAAAGTGCTCGGCCTTTTCCACCACCAGCACTTTCAGCCCCCGGCGGGCGGCGGTGGCGGCAGCGGTAAGGCCACCGGCGCCGCTGCCCAGCACGACCAGGTCAAAGTTGTGTTGCGTATGTTCATGTGTCGGCATGGCTTCAGATCTCCAGCGGCGTGACGCCCATGAAGGCGCCCAGGTGGCCGAGTTGGGCGAAGGCCATTTCCGGGCCGGTCTGGACCGAGCAACCTGCCTGGCGTGCCCGTTTCAGCAGCGGGGTGATCTCGGGTGAGGTGACCACATCGGCGACCAGGGTTTCGGGTTGCAAGGTGGCGAGCAGGGCGGCAGGCAGTGGCAGCTCCGCGCTACCGCCCATGCCGACAGGGGAGGCGTTGACCAGCAGGTCGAAGCCTTCCAGCCCGTCGACCCGGGTGGCGAGTTCGACCGCGGGGAAGGCATTGCCGAGCAGCTCGCACACAGCGCCCATGCGCGCGGTGCTGGGGTCGCTGAGGGTGATGCTGGCGATGCCGGCCTCGCCCAGCGCATAGGCAATGGCACTGCCGACCCCGCCACAACCGATCACCAACGCACGCTTGCCCGCCGGCTCGAAGCCATGTTTGCGCGCAGCACCGAGGAAGCCGGCGCCGTCCACGTTGTCGCCCAGCAGTCGCCCGTCACGCTCTCGGCGAATCACATTGACCGAGCCCAGCGCGGCTGCGCGCTCGCTCAGGCCGTCAAGGCGGCTGGCCAGGGCCTGCTTGTACGGCACGGTGACCACGCAACCGCGCAGGTTCTGCCAGCCGCGCAGGGTGCCGGCGAAGGTAGCCAGCGCGGCCTCATGCAGATCGATGGGCAGCATGGCGAGGTTGCAGTTGTTGTTGGCGAACCAGGTGTTGAAGTTTTCGGGGGACTTCACCTGGGCAATGGGCGAACCGACGATGGCGACCAGTTCAGTCGAACCACGAATCATGCTGACCTCCTTATTGGCGTTGTTATGCAGGCCAAGGGTGAGGCAAGGGGGCGTGGGCAACAATGCGCTGATCGGGCGTTTGATGCGATAATCGCAACCTTGATCCGGTTATCGCGGTAATCGGCTGTTTTTGCCCTGCTTGCGAGTCGAATAGATGAACACCCCCGCTATCCACCCCCGTGACCTGATCGCCGGCTTGCAGAAGGGCCTGGCGCTGATGCAGCTGTTCAGCGCCGAGCAGCCGCGCCTTAGCGTGCCGCAGGCGGCCAGGTTGTCCGGCCTTACCCCCAGTGCCGCGCGGCGGTTTCTGTTGACCTTGGTGCACGAAGGGTTTGCCGAAACCGACAGCCGTGAGTACTGGCTTACGCCCAAGGCGCTGCGCCTCGGCCAGGCGTATGTGGATTCGGCGCAACTACCGCGCATGCTGCGGCCGATAGTCGAGCAGGTGGCGCGGCAGACGCAGGAGCATGTGTCGGTGGGTACCCGTGATGGTGACGAGATCATCCATCTGGTACGCAGCCGCTACAGCCATGTGTCCTCGTTGTCGATCCGGCCGGGTTCGCGGGTGCCGATGTATTGCACTGCCGGCGGGCGTGTCTGGCTGGCCTGGCTGGATGAGGGGGAGCGGGATGCCTACTTTGCGCGTAACCCGCTGCGAGGGTTGACGCCTTATACACAGACGGACCGGTTGCAACTGGAGGCGGAGTTGCTGCGGGTGAGGGAGCAAGGGTTCTGTATCGTGGACCAGGAGTATGAAGTCGGCATGCGCGTGCTGGGTGTGCCACTTCTGGACCGGGCTGGCCGGCTGAAGGCGACATTGACCATCACCACCCATGCTTCGCGGTTGAGTGTGGATGAAATACGCTTGCGGTATCTGCCGACCTTGTATGAGGCCCAGGCGTTATTGCGGCCGGTGCTGGATTGAGGCGGTATGGTTCGGGAATCGTGCTGCCGTCTTCGCGGGTAAACCCGCTCTCATAGAACAACACATGACTCATTGGTTTAGTGAGGGTCTGTAGGAGCAGCCTTGTGCTGCGAAGAGGCCGGTACTGACAAAGCCTGTCTATTGCTTGTACCGGCCTCTTCGCAGCACAAGGCTGCTCCTACAAAGGACGCTTCAAACGAGCGATATTTGTTCTATACGTGACGGCCCAGGTCCTCGGCTTATCGCTCGATCTGGCGGTTCCAGCGCGCGTTCCACTCGGGGCGCTGGGTATTGACCTGGTCCCAGTCGATGGTCACGGCGGTCTGCAGGTAGGTCTGCATGGCTTCGACCTGGCCACGGGTCTTGTCGCTGGTGGGCGTGTTGGGGTTGGACGGGATCTGGTCACCCAGCTCCAGTGCCGGCGACTGCGCCTCGGGGCTGAGCAGGAACTCGGCGAGCTTCTGTGCAAGCTCCGGCTGGTCGTTGTTGGCCGTGACGCATTCGGCCTGGTTGAGCACCACGGCACCTTCCTTGGGCGCGGCGTACTCCACCGGGATGCCTTTGAGCTTCAGCGCCGTCACCTGAGTGGGGGTGAGCGGGAACAGCGCGGCTTCGTCGGTTTGCACCATTTCCGAGAGTTTGGCCGAGTTGGGGATGTACTCCAGCACGTTCGGGCCCACGTTCTTCTGCCAGGCGGCGAAGCCCGGGTTGACGTCGGTATCGCTACCGCCGTGCAGGCGGTTGTACATCAGGAAACCATGCAGGCCGAAGGTGGACGATGCCATCGACTGGAACACCACCTTGTCCTTGAAGCGCGGGTCGGCCAGGTCGTTCCATGAGGTAGGCGCTGCCCAGCCATTGGCCTTGAACAGGCGGCTGTTGTAGGCAAGCCCGGTCACGCCCAGGCTGACTGCGGCAGCCTTGTCCTTGATCAAAGCCTTTTCCGGCAACTGGGCCAAGGTCGGGTTGGGTTTGAGCGTGCTGCACAGGCCCATGCCGATGGCGCGGTACATGATGCCGTCATCCAGCACCATCACATGGATCGACGGCTTGTTCGGCGTGGCCTGGACCTTGGCCAGGATGTCGGCCGAGGTGCCGGGAACGATCACCACCTTCACCCCGTTGGCCTGCTCGAACCTTGGCAGGATATTGTCGCTGAACAGCCGCTCCATGGTGCCGCCGTTCATGCCCAGGTACAGCGTGGGTTGGGCCATGGCGGGCAGGCAGGCGAACAGGCCGGGCACGGTGCAGAACAGGGCGAGCAAACGTTGCTTGTGCGTCATGACAGGTTTTCCTTGTAGTGGTTGGGCTGAAAGCGGTTGATGGAAAAAGCCGCCAGGCTGAGTGCCGGCGCGCCGTGCAGGATGCATTGCGCCAACGCTTCACCGGCAGCCGGGCCTATCTGGAAGCCGGCACCGGCAAAGCCGAATCCATGCAGCAGGCCAGGCTGGTGCAGGCTGGGGCCGAGCACCGGTTCGTCATCGGGCAGGTAACCCTCGGTGCCGCTCCAGGTGCGTATGGCCTGGGCGCCCGCCAGTGCCGGGTACAGCTCGGTGGCGTTGCGCAGGATGTCGAGTACTGCGGCCTGGCCCGGGCGTGCGGTGGTCGGGGTCAGGGCAAAACCGCGCCCGCCACCCAGCACGCAGTTGCCACGCGCCACCTGGCGGGCGTAGATGCCGCCGCCTTCGACCCCGGTGCTGGCGGTCATGAACAGCGGCAGCGGCTCGGTGACCAGCATGGCCGGGTGGGCCGCGGTCAGCGGCGCCGGCTCGCCGAACCGCTCGGCCAGTTGCGCCGACCAGGCGCCGGCGCAATTCAACAGCCAGGGCGCCTTGAAGCCTTGGCCGCTGCTGGTGTGTAGGCTGAAGCGGTAGCCGTCGTGACCCACCTCCAGCACCTTGCACTGCTCATGCACCTGGGCGCCGCTGCGCTTGGCTGCCTGGGCGAAGGCCGGTGACACCAGCCGTGGGTTGGCATGGCCGTCCTCGGGGCAGTACGAGGCGCCGACGGCGATATCGCCCACCCAGGGGAAGCGCTGGCGCAGTTCGCGTCGTTCAAGCAGTTGCAGGCGCAGGTCAAAAGCCTGGGTACGCTGGGCATAGGCCTTCAAGGCATCGAAGTCGGTTTCGCTGCGTGCCAGCTTGAGGTGGCCGCTGCGGGCGTATTCGCCATCGATGCCGATCCACTCGCGCAGATTCCCCCAGATGGCATGGGCGCGCATCGACAATGGCAGCTGCGCCAACGAGCGGCCCTGACGGCGCACACCGCCGTAGTTGACCCCGCTGGAATGCGAGCCGCAGAAGTCGCGTTCCAGCAATGCCACTTGCCGACCAGCGCGGGCCAGGGTCAAGGCAGCGCTGCTGCCGACGATGCCGCCGCCGACGACGATGGCGTCCACTTCGATCAGCTTCATGGTTTTATCTCCAGGCCAAAGGGCAGGGGCTTGACCGGAGCCTGGCCACGCAGGCGCCCGACCTGGTCAATGGCCCGACCGCTTTCGCAGGCGATCAACTCGGCGGCAGCTGCACCGCACACGCGGCCCTGGCAGCGGCCCATGCCGACTCGGCACATGGCCTTGACCCGGTTGATTTCCCAGTGCCCGGCACGCACGGTGGCGCGAATTTCCCCGGCGCTGATCTGCTCGCAGCGGCACACGGTGAGCTCGTCCGGGGCTTGCCGGGCCCACTGCTCGGGAAATGGAAAGGCCTGCTCCAGCCCCTGGCGGAAGCGCTGCAAGGTGGCCAGGCGCCTTTCCAGTTGCTGCTGGCGCTGCGGGTTGCCGGGCTTGCCAAGGTCGGCCAGCAGTGTCAGGGCGGCCAGTTCACCGCTCATCTCGGCACCGTCGGCACCGAGGATGCCGGCACCATCGCCCGCCAGGTACACGCCAGGGCTGGTGGCCCGGCCCTGGGCGTCACGTACCGGTAGCCAGGCGCGGTTGAGCGCGCTCCAGGCGAACTGGCAACCCAGCAGGTCGGCCAGTTGGGTTTCACTGCGCAGGGCGTGGGCGAATGCCACGGCGTCGCACGGCAGGTCGTGTTGTTGGCCATTGTGCGACCAGCGCACACCGCTGGCACGTTGCTCGCCGTCGATACCCAGCAGGGTCACGCCTTGGTGCACCGGCACCCCCTTGCGGGCCAGCCAGGCTCGGTAGTACAGGCCCTTGGCAAAGGTGCCCGGTTGCAGAAGCAGGCGTGGCAGGGCACGCACCTGGGCGCTGAACGGTGAGGTGTCGAGCACCGCGCTGACCCTGGCACCGGCCTTGGCATACTGGTAGGCCACCAGGTACAGCAGCGGCCCGCTGCCGCCCAGCACCACCCGTTCCCCGATCGCGCAGCCCTGGAACTTCAGGGCGATCTGCGCAGCGCCCAAGGTATAGACCCCAGGCAGGGTCCAACCGGGTATCGGCAACACCCGGTCGGTGGCACCGGTGGCGACGATCACCCGGTCGAACGCCAGGCGGTCGGCCAGGTAGCCCTGTTGCAAGGTGTCCAGCACTTGGTTCTCGGCGTTCCAAACCAGGGTGTCCGGGCGGTAGTCGACCTGCCCGCGCAGTTGCTCGAGGGTGTTGTGCAGGGCTTGGGCCTTGCCGGCCTCGAAGCCGTACAAGGCTTTGGCCGAGCGGCGAAAATTGGCCGGCTGCTGGCGGTAGATCTGCCCGCCGCCGCGGCTGGCTTCGTCCAGCAGCACCGGGCGCAGGCCGTGGGCTACGAGGGTTTGCGCGGCGCGGATGCCGGCCGGGCCGGCGCCGATGATCACGATCGCACTCATGGCTGGCGCCCCGGGTCGCGGGTCACGCACTGGCCCGATTCCAGAAAGGTCGAGCAGGCGCGTACCCGGCGGCCATCCTGCAGCCGTACCCAGCAGTCCTGGCAGGCGCCCATCAGGCAGAAGCCGGCGCGTGGTTCGGCGTTGAAGTCGCTGCCGCGCAGGTGCCCGGCATTGGTCAGGATGGCAGTCAGCAGGGTATCGCCGCTCATGCCTTTGGCCGGTTGGCCGTCGAGCAGGAAAGGCACAGGCTCGCGGTCGTGTTCGGCCACGCGCTTGAACAGGGGCATGGGAGCATTCCTTGTCATTGCTTGCCCACCAGCACGCGGTCCAGGCCATATACGCGGTCCAGGGCGACCATGGTCAGGGCGGTGATGGCGATCACCAGCGCCGAGACGGCGGCCATCATCGGGTCGATGGATTCGGTGGCGTATACGTACATGCGCACTGGCAGGGTCTGGGTGGCAGGCGAGGTGACGAAGATCGACAGGGTCACTTCGTCGAAGCTGTTGATGAAGGCCAGCAGCCAGCCGCCGGCTACACCGGGCAGGATCATCGGCAGGGTGACCTTGCAGAACAGCGTGACCCGGCCAGCGCCCAGGCTTTGCGCAGCCTGCTCGGCACTGCGATCGATTCCGATGGCTGCAGCCAGTACCAGGCGTAGCACGTAGGGGGTAATCACCACGACATGGGCGAACACCAGCCAGGCGAAGCTGCCATTGACCCCCAGCAGGGCGAACAGCCGCAGCAAGGCCACACCCAGCACCAGGTGCGGGATGATGATCGGCGATAGCAGCAGGCCGTTGAGAAAGCCTTGGCCGGGGAAACTGTAGCGGGTGATCGCCAGGCCCGCCGGCACGGCGATCAGAGTGGCCAGTGTGGCAGCCAGGGCTGCGAGTTTCAGGCTGTTGTAGAACGCATCGAGGAAATCGGCACGCTCGAACACGGCGCTGAACCAGCGCAGCGAGAAGCCGGCAGTGGGCAGACTCAGGGTGTTTTCCGGGGTGAATGCCACCAGGCACACCACCACCAGCGGGGCGAGCATGAACAGCATCACCAGGGCGTGAAAGGACAGGGCCAGCGGGCCGTTACGGGTCATCGGTTCAGACTCCAAGTGCGCGTTTGTAGCGGTGTTCGACCAATCGGTTCCAGCTGAGCATCACCAGCAGGTTGATCAGCAGCAGGGCCACGGCGATGGTTGCACCCATCGGCCAGTTCAGTTCGGCCAGGTACTGGTCGTAGATCATGGTGGCGACCATCTTCAGGCGGCGACCGCCCAGCAGGCCTGGGATGGCGAACGAGCTGGCGGCCAGGCCGAACACGATCAGCGTGCCCGACAGCACGCCGGGCATGATCTGTGGCAGCACGATGCGGCGGAACACCGTCCACTGGCTGGCACCCAGCGATAGCGCAGCCTGCTCGGCAGTCGGGTCGAGTTTCTGCAGCGAGGTCCACACCGGGATGATCATGAACGGCAGCATCACGTGGACCAGGCCGATGATCACTGCAAACGGCGTATACAGCAGCTTCACCGGCTGCCCGCCGAGGGCAGTGATGCCCTGGTTGACCAGGCCGTCGGCGCCTAGCAGCAGGCTCCAGCCGAAGGCTCGCACCACTACCGAAATCAGCAGCGGGGTCAGCACCAGGATCAGGAATATCGAGCGCCACGGCGCGCCCATGCGGCTGAGCACCAAGGCCTCGGGGATGCCGATCAGCACGCAAAGCAGGGTGACCAGGGCGCTGATCCAGAAGGTACGGAAGAAGATCTCGTAGTAGTAGGTGTCGGTCACCAGGCTCAGGTAATGGCCGAGGGTGTACTGGCCGGCCTGGATGCCGCTGCTGTAGTCGAACGCGTTGAACGACAGCAGCACGGTCAGCCCCAATGGCACCACCAGCAAGGCCAGGAACAACAGCAGCGCCGGGCTGCTCAAGCCATAGCCCCAGGCGCTGCTGCGCAGCTTTGCCGCGCTCATGCCGCCACCTCGCCAGCGTTCAGCACCCGCAGCAGGGCATCGTTCCAGTCCAGGCCGACCTGTGTGCCTTCATCCAGCGGGGTGTTGCCGTCGTTGGCACGCACCACGGCCAGGTTGCCCAGGGCGGTGTCGACCCGATACAGCCATTGGCTGCCGAGGAAGTAACGGCAGCTGATGCGGCCTGCGAGCTTGCCGCTGCCGGCCGGGCCGAGGCTGATCTTTTCCGGGCGCAGGCTGAGGGTCAGCGGGCCCTGGGCATCCGCCCGCGGTTGCCCGTCGGGGCCGGTTACGCCGTGCAGGCGGTTGGCCTTGCCGACAAAGTCGGAAATGAAAGGCGTGCCCGGGTGTTCATACAGGCGGTAGGGGGCATCGACCTGGGTAATGCGCCCGGCTTCCATCACCACCACCCGGTCGCTGATCGACAGCGCCTCGGCCTGGTCGTGGGTGACCATCAAAGTGGTAATGCCGACCTCGTTCTGGATACGGCAGATCTCGAACTGCATTTCTTCACGCAGATGGGCGTCCAGGTTGGACAGTGGTTCGTCCAGCAGCAGCACCGGCGGTTCGATCACCAGTGCACGGGCCAGGGCCACCCGTTGACGCTGGCCGCCGGAGAGTTCGCGCGGGTAGCGCTCGGCATGTTTGTCCAGGCGCACCAGCGCCAGGGCCTGGTCGACCCGGCGGGCTATGTCGGCGTTGGCCACCTTGCGCATGCGCAGGCCGAAGGCGACGTTGTCGCGCACGGTCATGTGCGGGAACAGCGCGTAGCTCTGGAATACCACGCCCAGGCCTCGGCTGGCCGGCTTGGCGTGGGTGATGTCGCGGCCGTCGAGGACAATGCGGCCGCTGGTGACCTCGACGAAGCCGGCAATCATTTGCAGGGTGGTGGTCTTGCCGCAGCCCGAAGGGCCAAGCAGGGAGACGAACTCGCCTTTCTCGATGGCCAGTGACGAGCTGGCCACTGCCTCCGTGGCGCCATAGCGCTTGCAAAGCTTGTCGATCAACAGAAAGGTCATGGCTGTGCTCCATCGCAAACGGAACCGGGGTCAACCGGCAGTTTCAGGGTGGGCAGAGCGCCAGCGGCGAAAAGCAATGCTTTTACGGACGTTGGCGCTCGCTTCTGTGGCGGCGGCCGATGTTGTGATATCGCCCTATGGACCGGAGAGTAGGGCAATGATTAGGATGGCGACAAAGGGTAATTTCACTGGGTGACAGCTATTTTGAAATTATTCCGCTGACTGGAATTTTCTAAGGTTTGACGAAAAATGGATTCCGATAAACGAAATGAGCAGGCCAAGGAAGTAGGTGTCAGTGCAGTGTCGCGTTTGTTCGCCGTGTTGCGTGCGCTGGGAGATTGCGGTGGCGAGGGCGAGAAGGTCAGCCAACTGGCGCTGCGGGTTGGCCTGGCGCAACCCACGACCCACCGCCTGCTGCGCAGCCTGATTGAAGAAGGCATGGTCGACCAGTGCGCGACCAGCAAGCGCTACCGGCTGAGCCTGGATTTTTTTGCCTTGGCGGCCAAGGCCGGGCAAGCCGGCAACCTGCGCGATGTGGTGCGCCCCAGCCTGCTGCGGCTGTCGGCCTCGCTGGGCGATTCGCTGTTCCTGCTGGCGCGCTCAGGGTTCGATGCGGTGTGCCTGGACCGCAGCGAAGGGCCATACCCGATTCGTACCTTCACCGGTGATATCGGCGGCCGTGTGGCCTTGGGGGTGGGGCAGGGCAGCCTGGCAATCTTGGCCTTCCTGCCGGAGGAGGAGCGCGACGAGGTGATCCGCTACAACCTGCCGCGGCTGAAGGATTTCCACCATTACGACGAAGTCATGCTGCGCGCCGAAATCGACAATGTGCGCAGCCTCGGCTATGCCGGGCGCAATACTGGAGTACTCGATGGCATGGCCGGCCTGGCGGTGCCGATCCTCGATCGTAACGGCCATGCGGTGGCGGCCCTGAGCGTGGCGACCATCAGCGACCGCCTGGGGCCCAACCGCATGCCGACCGTGGTAGCGCTGCTCAAGCGCGAGGCGGCGGCGATTGGCGAGCGGGTCAACCCGTTCGACCCGGTGCTGCGCCGGCCTTCGCATGTGTTTGGTTGAGCTGCAGGCCCGGAGAACTCAGTACGCAAGCGGTCCGCGTACCGTGTGGGAGCGGGCGTGCCCGCGAAGAATCCAACGCGGGGCCTGGCACCGGCTCCGCCGGTGTTCGCGGGCGCGCCCGCTCCCACAGAGCCCCGCTAAATCAATGAGTTATGTGTTGTTCTATGAGGGCGGGCGTGCCCGCGAAAGCGGGCGACGCGG of the Pseudomonas asiatica genome contains:
- a CDS encoding ABC transporter substrate-binding protein: MTHKQRLLALFCTVPGLFACLPAMAQPTLYLGMNGGTMERLFSDNILPRFEQANGVKVVIVPGTSADILAKVQATPNKPSIHVMVLDDGIMYRAIGMGLCSTLKPNPTLAQLPEKALIKDKAAAVSLGVTGLAYNSRLFKANGWAAPTSWNDLADPRFKDKVVFQSMASSTFGLHGFLMYNRLHGGSDTDVNPGFAAWQKNVGPNVLEYIPNSAKLSEMVQTDEAALFPLTPTQVTALKLKGIPVEYAAPKEGAVVLNQAECVTANNDQPELAQKLAEFLLSPEAQSPALELGDQIPSNPNTPTSDKTRGQVEAMQTYLQTAVTIDWDQVNTQRPEWNARWNRQIER
- a CDS encoding NAD(P)/FAD-dependent oxidoreductase, which translates into the protein MKLIEVDAIVVGGGIVGSSAALTLARAGRQVALLERDFCGSHSSGVNYGGVRRQGRSLAQLPLSMRAHAIWGNLREWIGIDGEYARSGHLKLARSETDFDALKAYAQRTQAFDLRLQLLERRELRQRFPWVGDIAVGASYCPEDGHANPRLVSPAFAQAAKRSGAQVHEQCKVLEVGHDGYRFSLHTSSGQGFKAPWLLNCAGAWSAQLAERFGEPAPLTAAHPAMLVTEPLPLFMTASTGVEGGGIYARQVARGNCVLGGGRGFALTPTTARPGQAAVLDILRNATELYPALAGAQAIRTWSGTEGYLPDDEPVLGPSLHQPGLLHGFGFAGAGFQIGPAAGEALAQCILHGAPALSLAAFSINRFQPNHYKENLS
- a CDS encoding FAD/NAD(P)-dependent oxidoreductase gives rise to the protein MSAIVIIGAGPAGIRAAQTLVAHGLRPVLLDEASRGGGQIYRQQPANFRRSAKALYGFEAGKAQALHNTLEQLRGQVDYRPDTLVWNAENQVLDTLQQGYLADRLAFDRVIVATGATDRVLPIPGWTLPGVYTLGAAQIALKFQGCAIGERVVLGGSGPLLYLVAYQYAKAGARVSAVLDTSPFSAQVRALPRLLLQPGTFAKGLYYRAWLARKGVPVHQGVTLLGIDGEQRASGVRWSHNGQQHDLPCDAVAFAHALRSETQLADLLGCQFAWSALNRAWLPVRDAQGRATSPGVYLAGDGAGILGADGAEMSGELAALTLLADLGKPGNPQRQQQLERRLATLQRFRQGLEQAFPFPEQWARQAPDELTVCRCEQISAGEIRATVRAGHWEINRVKAMCRVGMGRCQGRVCGAAAAELIACESGRAIDQVGRLRGQAPVKPLPFGLEIKP
- a CDS encoding (2Fe-2S)-binding protein is translated as MPLFKRVAEHDREPVPFLLDGQPAKGMSGDTLLTAILTNAGHLRGSDFNAEPRAGFCLMGACQDCWVRLQDGRRVRACSTFLESGQCVTRDPGRQP
- a CDS encoding ABC transporter permease, giving the protein MTRNGPLALSFHALVMLFMLAPLVVVCLVAFTPENTLSLPTAGFSLRWFSAVFERADFLDAFYNSLKLAALAATLATLIAVPAGLAITRYSFPGQGFLNGLLLSPIIIPHLVLGVALLRLFALLGVNGSFAWLVFAHVVVITPYVLRLVLAAAIGIDRSAEQAAQSLGAGRVTLFCKVTLPMILPGVAGGWLLAFINSFDEVTLSIFVTSPATQTLPVRMYVYATESIDPMMAAVSALVIAITALTMVALDRVYGLDRVLVGKQ
- a CDS encoding ABC transporter permease, with amino-acid sequence MSAAKLRSSAWGYGLSSPALLLFLALLVVPLGLTVLLSFNAFDYSSGIQAGQYTLGHYLSLVTDTYYYEIFFRTFWISALVTLLCVLIGIPEALVLSRMGAPWRSIFLILVLTPLLISVVVRAFGWSLLLGADGLVNQGITALGGQPVKLLYTPFAVIIGLVHVMLPFMIIPVWTSLQKLDPTAEQAALSLGASQWTVFRRIVLPQIMPGVLSGTLIVFGLAASSFAIPGLLGGRRLKMVATMIYDQYLAELNWPMGATIAVALLLINLLVMLSWNRLVEHRYKRALGV